A genomic stretch from Aedes albopictus strain Foshan chromosome 2, AalbF5, whole genome shotgun sequence includes:
- the LOC109429540 gene encoding serine palmitoyltransferase 2, with amino-acid sequence MTELKENGHALHNGTVVKNGHHVPLRSRFPEFQQTNGTTKNISNGFSKHQPESLPQMMYDDYGSEPEPQKSSYEQVPLHTACFTYLGFYLLMILGYINQLFFTPKVATEKHRDGYVPLYDAFEKFYLRYVYRRVKDCWNRPICSVPGSEVTLKDRITKDYGWSFEFTGTETRCLNLGSYNYLGFAQNEGPCADEAEESIKAYGLAACSSRREIGTNPLHVELEQLTARFLGVEDAIVFGMGFATNSLNIPTLISPGCLVVSDEKNHASIILGLRLSGAVTKVFNHNSMKDLERVLQESIAAGQPKTGKPWKKILIIVEGVFSMEGSIVKLPEIVALKKKYKAYIYLDEAHSIGATGPSGRGVLDFYGVDPNDIDILMGTFTKSFGSAGGYIAGSKKLINFLRVHSHAHCYASSMSPPVTQQILTSMKIIMGLDGTNEGSKRIDQLARNTRYFRKRLAQIGVITYGHEDSPVVPMLVYLFSKIGAVVRTLTSSNIAVVGVGFPATPIMEGRIRFCLSAAHTKEQLDYALSVIDEISDTLGLKYSRKPRDTRTIEY; translated from the exons ATGACCGAGTTGAAGGAAAACGGCCACGCCTTGCACAATGGCACCGTGGTGAAGAATGGCCACCACGTCCCGCTCCGGTCCCGGTTCCCGGAGTTTCAACAAACCAATGGCACCACTAAGAACATCTCG AATGGCTTCAGCAAACATCAGCCTGAATCGCTGCCTCAGATGATGTACGATGATTACGGGAGTGAACCCGAGCCCCAGAAGTCGTCGTACGAGCAGGTGCCACTCCACACCGCCTGTTTCACCTACCTGGGCTTCTATCTGCTCATGATACTCGGTTACATAAATCAGTTGTTCTTCACCCCCAAAGTGGCAACCGAAAAGCACCGGGAC GGATACGTGCCACTGTATGATGCATTTGAAAAGTTCTATCTACGGTACGTCTATCGGCGGGTGAAGGATTGCTGGAATAGACCGATCTGCAGCGTTCCTGGCTCGGAGGTGACACTCAAGGACAGAATCACCAAAGACTACGGTTGGTCGTTCGA GTTCACCGGTACCGAGACCAGATGTCTGAACCTGGGCTCGTACAACTATCTCGGCTTTGCCCAGAACGAAGGCCCATGTGCAGACGAAGCCGAGGAATCCATCAAAGCCTATGGACTGGCGGCCTGCAGCTCACGGCGGGAAATCG GTACCAACCCACTGCACGTCGAGCTCGAGCAGCTGACGGCCCGATTCCTCGGCGTTGAGGATGCCATTGTGTTCGGTATGGGCTTCGCCACCAACTCGCTCAACATTCCCACGCTGATCTCGCCCGGCTGCCTGGTGGTCAGCGACGAGAAGAACCACGCTTCGATCATTCTCGGCCTCCGGCTGTCCGGGGCGGTCACAAAAGTGTTCAACCACAACAGTATGAAGGACCTGGAACGCGTCCTGCAGGAGTCGATTGCGGCCGGTCAGCCCAAGACtggcaaaccctggaagaagatCCTGATCATCGTCGAGGGTGTGTTCAGCATGGAGGGATCGATCGTCAAACTGCCGGAGATTGTTGCACTGAAGAAAAAGTACAAAGCTTACATTTACCTGGACGAGGCGCACAGCATTGGAGCTACGGGGCCCTCGGGCCGAGGTGTCCTCGATTTCTACGGCGTCGATCCCAACGACATCGACATTCTGATGGGAACATTCACCAAAAGTTTCGGTTCCGCCGGCGGGTACATCGCTGGTAGCAAA AAATTGATCAACTTCCTGCGAGTTCACAGCCACGCACACTGCTACGCTAGTTCAATGTCTCCACCCGTCACGCAGCAGATTCTCACCTCTATGAAGATTATCATGGGACTGGACGGCACCAACGAGGGCAGCAAGCGCATCGATCAGCTAGCCCGAAATACCAGATATTTCAGAAAGCGACTGGCACAGATCGGTGTCATCACGTACGGCCACGAGGATTCGCCCGTCGTTCCGATGTTGGTGTATCTTTTCTCCAAAATTGG TGCCGTCGTCCGTACGCTAACATCGAGTAACATTGCCGTCGTGGGCGTTGGATTCCCCGCTACGCCCATCATGGAGGGCCGGATCCGGTTCTGCTTGTCGGCGGCACACACCAAAGAACAGCTAGACTACGCCCTGTCGGTGATTGACGAAATCAGCGACACCCTTGGACTCAAGTATTCGCGGAAACCGCGCGATACGCGGACAATAGAGTACTAG